The Hyperolius riggenbachi isolate aHypRig1 chromosome 3, aHypRig1.pri, whole genome shotgun sequence genome window below encodes:
- the DUSP16 gene encoding dual specificity protein phosphatase 16 → MATEAPRCQLVTADKLVTWMEGGTEKVLLIDSRPFVDYNTSHILDAININCSKLMKRRLQQDKVQVAELIHHSAKQKVELECQTQQVVIYDQSSIDVTSLPADCFLSVLLRKLEKLFSNLHLLSGGFCEFSSCFPGLCEGKASIVPTCISQPCLPVSSIGPTRILPHLYLGCQRDVLNKELMQQNEIAFVLNASNTCPKPDFICDSHFLRIPVNDSFCEKILPWLDKSVDFIEKAKASNGRVLVHCLAGISRSATIAIAYIMKRMDMSLDEAYRFVKEKRPTISPNFNFLGQLLDFEKKIKTQAGQAPAVCKLKLHLDLSSSSSDNYLAPSTTEVLQPQSSLQALPTSEEPPQASYIEETPLLQGLNGLHVSHREKLEDSNKIKRSFSLDIKSMSYCSLSSSTSIASTSEDSKEFYKAAESGSKKCQFSPVEEVSEQTPEASPDQEEAKKVPKVPSGCRQMENKHRQAQLTSSRSSFLSQRSLAAPLFRSGSMEDNRTANFLFGLSSSQQHLSKPALGLKDWHSDILATQASSLTGSWYFTSDTPSHFYSASTLYGAGAFTTYSCGQLPTEPSCAVRRRQKPCARGDSRRSWHEESPFEKQFKRRSCQMEFGEGLVDSRSREELGKVGSQTNFSGSMEIIEVS, encoded by the exons ATGGCCACGGAGGCCCCCCGGTGTCAGCTGGTTACTGCTGACAAACTGGTGACCTGGATGGAAGGTGGGACGGAGAAGGTCCTTCTGATAGACAGCCGCCCCTTTGTGGATTATAATACCTCCCACATCCTGGACGCCATCAACATAAACTGCTCCAAACTGATGAAGAGGCGGTTGCAGCAGGATAAGGTGCAAGTGGCAGAACTGATCCATCATTCCGCCAAGCAGAAG GTGGAGCTGGAGTGTCAAACCCAACAAGTGGTGATCTATGATCAGAGCTCCATAGATGTGACCTCCTTACCTGCTGACTGTTTCCTTTCTGTGCTGCTCCGCAAGCTAGAGAAACTCTTCAGCAACCTCCATCTGCTGTCAG GTGGATTCTGTGAGTTCTCCTCCTGTTTCCCAGGATTGTGTGAAGGAAAGGCCTCCATAGTTCCAACCTGCATCTCCCAGCCGTGTCTTCCTGTTTCTAGCATTGGCCCCACACGGATTCTCCCCCACCTTTACCTGGGTTGCCAGAGGGATGTTCTCAATAAG GAGCTGATGCAGCAGAATGAGATCGCCTTTGTACTAAACGCCAGCAACACCTGCCCTAAACCTGACTTCATCTGCGACTCCCACTTCCTGCGCATTCCTGTCAATGACAGCTTCTGTGAAAAGATCCTGCCATGGCTGGACAAGTCTGTGGATTTTATTG AAAAGGCCAAAGCCTCCAATGGGCGAGTCCTGGTTCATTGTCTGGCTGGAATCTCCCGTTCTGCGACCATTGCTATAGCATACATCATGAAAAGGATGGATATGAGTCTGGATGAAGCTTACAG GTTTGTCAAGGAGAAACGACCGACCATCTCGCCAAACTTTAACTTCCTGGGACAGCTTCTGGACTTTGAGAAGAAAATCAAAACTCAGGCTGGACAGGCACCTGCGGTCTGCAAACTGAAGCTACATCTGgacctgagcagcagcagcagtgataACTACCTGGCGCCCTCCACCACGGAGGTGCTTCAACCACAGAGCTCACTGCAAGCTCTACCTACCTCAGAAGAACCACCACAAGCCTCGTACATTGAGGAAACTCCACTTCTGCAAGGACTCAATGGACTTCATGTCTCACACAGGGAGAAGTTAGAGGACAGCAACAAAATAAAACGTTCATTCTCTCTGGACATCAAATCCATGTCTTATTGCAGCCTGTCCAGTTCGACATCTATTGCCTCAACTTCAGAGGACAGTAAAGAGTTCTACAAGGCTGCAGAGAGTGGCAGCAAGAAGTGCCAGTTCTCACCTGTGGAAGAAGTCTCTGAGCAGACACCAGAGGCCAGTCCTGATCAGGAAGAGGCAAAGAAGGTTCCTAAAGTGCCCTCTGGATGTCGGCAAATGGAAAACAAACATCGTCAGGCACAGCTGACATCATCTAGAAGTAGCTTCCTGTCTCAGCGATCCTTGGCGGCCCCTCTTTTCCGTAGTGGGAGCATGGAGGACAACCGCACAGCCAACTTTTTGTTTGGACTTTCTAGCAGCCAACAGCACCTTTCTAAGCCAGCATTGGGCCTTAAAGATTGGCATTCTGACATATTAGCAACTCAGGCCTCATCACTTACTGGTAGCTGGTACTTCACCTCTGACACCCCTTCTCACTTTTATTCTGCCTCCACTTTGTATGGAGCTGGAGCTTTCACCACCTACAGCTGTGGCCAGTTGCCGACAGAACCCTCTTGTGCAGTGCGCAGGAGGCAAAAGCCCTGTGCCCGCGGGGACTCTAGGCGCAGCTGGCACGAGGAGAGCCCCTTTGAGAAACAGTTCAAGCGCCGCAGCTGCCAAATGGAATTTGGGGAAGGCCTAGTAGACAGCAGATCACGAGAAGAACTGGGCAAAGTGGGTAGCCAGACTAACTTCTCTGGCAGTATGGAGATCATTGAAGTATCCTGA